A window from Festucalex cinctus isolate MCC-2025b chromosome 4, RoL_Fcin_1.0, whole genome shotgun sequence encodes these proteins:
- the phf10 gene encoding PHD finger protein 10 isoform X1 — translation MATVLTPRPPCDSNPATPGAQSLKEDITEEESNDGSQPPKRRRMGSGDSSRSCDTSSQDLGPTYFPAENLTEYKWPADDTGEYYMLQEQVSEYLGVTSFKRKYPDMERRDLSHKEKLYLREQNVITETQCTLGLTALRSDEVIDLMIKEYPAKHSEYSVILQERERQRIAKEYSQMQQQNPQKVEASKVPEYIKKAAKKAAEFNSNFNRERMEERRAYFDLQTHVIQVPQGRFKVLDPELTRTGPYPVALIPGQFQDYYKRYSPNELRYLPLNTALFEPPLDPDLPALDSEPDSDDADDDKKNKNSSDSSSGNTSDGESQEGGGHKSKAKDRTSTPGKDGSHRHSHKATPGYKPKVIPNAICGICQKGKEANKRGKPEALIHCSQCDNSGHPSCLDMSAALVRVIQTYRWQCMECKTCTVCQQPHHEDEMMFCDKCDRGFHTFCVGMGSIPTGLWLCEVCDKDFRTPKKKGGTKTLKNAKSAQK, via the exons ATGGCTACTGTGCTCACCCCGAGACCACCGTGCGACAGCAACCCCGCTACGCCAGGAGCACAGTCCCTAAAG GAGGACATAACAGAAGAGGAGTCCAATGATGGCAGCCAGCCCCCTAAAAGACGGAGAATGGGCTCAGGGGATAGTTCACGAAGCTGCGATACTTCCAGTCAGGACCTTGG GCCAACGTATTTCCCAGCGGAGAACCTAACAGAGTACAAGTGGCCTGCAGATGACACGGGAGAGTATTATATGTTACAAGAGCAGGTCAGCGAGTATCTGGGAGTCACGTCCTTCAAGAGGAAATACCCTG ATATGGAAAGGAGGGACCTATCACACAAAGAGAAGCTCTACCTGCGTGAACAGAATGTGATCACTGAGACACAGTGCACTCTGG GTCTCACAGCTCTGCGGAGTGACGAAGTGATAGACCTGATGATAAAAGAGTATCCTGCCAAACATTCAGAGTACTCGGTCATACTTCAGGAGCGAGAGCGACAAAGGATAGCTAAAGAGTACTCT CAAATGCAGCAGCAGAACCCTCAGAAGGTGGAAGCCAGCAAGGTTCCAGAGTACATTAAGAAGGCTGCCAAAAAGGCGGCCGAGTTCAACAGTAACTTCAACAGGGAGCGAATGGAAGAGAGGAGGGCCTATTTTGACCTCCAGACGCAT GTTATCCAAGTGCCACAGGGCAGGTTCAAGGTGCTCGATCCAGAACTGACCAGGACGGGGCCCTACCCAGTTGCGCTAATACCAGGGCAGTTTCAAGACTACTACAAAAG GTACTCTCCCAATGAGCTGCGATACCTGCCTTTGAACACAGCTTTGTTTGAGCCTCCGCTGGATCCAGATCTGCCTGCGCTGGACTCGGAACCTGACTCAGATGACGCAGACGATGACAAGAAGAACAAGAACTCTTCT GACAGTTCTTCAGGCAACACATCAGACGGCGAAAGTCAGGAGGGAGGAGGCCACAAGTCCAAGGCCAAAGACAGGACGTCCACACCAGGAAAAGATGGCAGCCACCGCCACTCCCACAAAGCCACCCCCGGGTACAAG CCTAAGGTCATTCCCAATGCTATATGTGGCATTTGCCAGAAGGGTAAGGAGGCCAACAAGAGAGGAAAACCTGAGGCACTCATTCACTGCTCCCAGTGTGATAACAGTG GCCACCCTTCCTGCCTGGACATGAGCGCGGCACTGGTGCGAGTGATCCAGACATACCGCTGGCAGTGCATGGAGTGCAAGACGTGCACCGTGTGCCAGCAGCCCCACCATGAGGACGAGATGATGTTCTGCGACAAGTGTGACCGAGGCTTCCACACCTTCTGCGTCGGGATGGGCTCCATCCCCACAG GTCTTTGGCTGTGTGAGGTATGTGACAAAGATTTCAGAACACCCAAGAAGAAAGGGGGAACGAAAACACTGAAAAATGCCAAGTCAGCACAGAAATGA
- the phf10 gene encoding PHD finger protein 10 isoform X2 encodes MGSGDSSRSCDTSSQDLGPTYFPAENLTEYKWPADDTGEYYMLQEQVSEYLGVTSFKRKYPDMERRDLSHKEKLYLREQNVITETQCTLGLTALRSDEVIDLMIKEYPAKHSEYSVILQERERQRIAKEYSQMQQQNPQKVEASKVPEYIKKAAKKAAEFNSNFNRERMEERRAYFDLQTHVIQVPQGRFKVLDPELTRTGPYPVALIPGQFQDYYKRYSPNELRYLPLNTALFEPPLDPDLPALDSEPDSDDADDDKKNKNSSDSSSGNTSDGESQEGGGHKSKAKDRTSTPGKDGSHRHSHKATPGYKPKVIPNAICGICQKGKEANKRGKPEALIHCSQCDNSGHPSCLDMSAALVRVIQTYRWQCMECKTCTVCQQPHHEDEMMFCDKCDRGFHTFCVGMGSIPTGLWLCEVCDKDFRTPKKKGGTKTLKNAKSAQK; translated from the exons ATGGGCTCAGGGGATAGTTCACGAAGCTGCGATACTTCCAGTCAGGACCTTGG GCCAACGTATTTCCCAGCGGAGAACCTAACAGAGTACAAGTGGCCTGCAGATGACACGGGAGAGTATTATATGTTACAAGAGCAGGTCAGCGAGTATCTGGGAGTCACGTCCTTCAAGAGGAAATACCCTG ATATGGAAAGGAGGGACCTATCACACAAAGAGAAGCTCTACCTGCGTGAACAGAATGTGATCACTGAGACACAGTGCACTCTGG GTCTCACAGCTCTGCGGAGTGACGAAGTGATAGACCTGATGATAAAAGAGTATCCTGCCAAACATTCAGAGTACTCGGTCATACTTCAGGAGCGAGAGCGACAAAGGATAGCTAAAGAGTACTCT CAAATGCAGCAGCAGAACCCTCAGAAGGTGGAAGCCAGCAAGGTTCCAGAGTACATTAAGAAGGCTGCCAAAAAGGCGGCCGAGTTCAACAGTAACTTCAACAGGGAGCGAATGGAAGAGAGGAGGGCCTATTTTGACCTCCAGACGCAT GTTATCCAAGTGCCACAGGGCAGGTTCAAGGTGCTCGATCCAGAACTGACCAGGACGGGGCCCTACCCAGTTGCGCTAATACCAGGGCAGTTTCAAGACTACTACAAAAG GTACTCTCCCAATGAGCTGCGATACCTGCCTTTGAACACAGCTTTGTTTGAGCCTCCGCTGGATCCAGATCTGCCTGCGCTGGACTCGGAACCTGACTCAGATGACGCAGACGATGACAAGAAGAACAAGAACTCTTCT GACAGTTCTTCAGGCAACACATCAGACGGCGAAAGTCAGGAGGGAGGAGGCCACAAGTCCAAGGCCAAAGACAGGACGTCCACACCAGGAAAAGATGGCAGCCACCGCCACTCCCACAAAGCCACCCCCGGGTACAAG CCTAAGGTCATTCCCAATGCTATATGTGGCATTTGCCAGAAGGGTAAGGAGGCCAACAAGAGAGGAAAACCTGAGGCACTCATTCACTGCTCCCAGTGTGATAACAGTG GCCACCCTTCCTGCCTGGACATGAGCGCGGCACTGGTGCGAGTGATCCAGACATACCGCTGGCAGTGCATGGAGTGCAAGACGTGCACCGTGTGCCAGCAGCCCCACCATGAGGACGAGATGATGTTCTGCGACAAGTGTGACCGAGGCTTCCACACCTTCTGCGTCGGGATGGGCTCCATCCCCACAG GTCTTTGGCTGTGTGAGGTATGTGACAAAGATTTCAGAACACCCAAGAAGAAAGGGGGAACGAAAACACTGAAAAATGCCAAGTCAGCACAGAAATGA
- the psmb1 gene encoding proteasome subunit beta type-1 — protein sequence MLSFQDFRDPGKMKDYHYTGPVEHRWSPYTFNGGTVLALAGEDFAIVASDTRLSEGYAIHSRESPKCYKLTDTTVIGCSGFHGDCLTLTKIIDARLKMYKHSNNKTMTCGAIAAMLSTILYGRRFFPYYVYNIIGGLDDEGKGAVYSFDPVGSYQRNSYMAGGSASAMLQPLLDNQIGFKNMEGVTRIPLSLEKSVQLVKDVFISAAERDVYTGDALQICIITKDGITEETIALRKD from the exons atgctttcaTTTCAAGATTTTAGAGACCCGGGAAAGATGAAGGACTATCATTACACGGGTCCAGTGGAGCACCGGTGGTCACCGTACACGTTCAACGGCGG GACTGTACTAGCACTGGCTGGGGAAGACTTCGCCATCGTAGCTTCAGACACCAGGCTGAGTGAGGGCTACGCAATCCACAGCAGAGAGTCTCCAAAATGTTACAAATT GACAGACACAACTGTAATTGGCTGCAGTGGTTTCCATGGTGACTGTCTGACACTGACGAAAATCATTGATGCTAGACTCAAG ATGTACAAACACTCAAACAATAAGACCATGACGTGTGGAGCCATCGCTGCCATGTTGTCCACCATCTTGTACGGCAGGAGGTTCTTCCCTTACTACGTTTACAATATCATTGGCGGTCTTGATGACGAGG GCAAGGGTGCCGTCTACAGCTTTGACCCAGTGGGATCTTACCAGAGGAACAGCTACATGGCTGGGGGATCAgccagtgccatgttgcaacCACTACTCGACAACCAG ATCGGTTTCAAGAACATGGAAGGTGTAACACGCATTCCTCTGAGCCTCGAGAAGTCAGTTCAGCTGGTCAAAGATGTTTTCATCTCAGCCGCAGAAAGAGATGTTTACACCGGGGATGCCCTTCAGATCTGCATCATCACTAAAGATGGAATCACAGAGGAGACCATCGCGCTGAGGAAGGACTAA
- the LOC144017945 gene encoding THAP domain-containing protein 2-like isoform X1: MPAHCAAIGCTQRRTTESKKQGITFHKFPRDDEMRRHWEKAMRRKDYIANDESVLCSQHFRSCDFDRTGQICRIRTGVIPSLFNFPDRPRQIPPEERRTIRTTKTSIKAKESLPLPIPQKVPKKKPRFNIALDHNYSLPNSPAALKAKFSAAAARLWSLEKQKRNALVRERRARTTLMAVLHKSLCEPCV; the protein is encoded by the exons ATGCCTGCACATTGTGCTGCAATCGGTTGCACACAACGCCGCACTACCGAATCAAAGAAACAGGGAATAACCTTTCATAA GTTTCCCAGAGACGATGAGATGAGGAGACACTGGGAAAAAGCTATGAGGAGGAAGGATTATATTGCCAATGACGAATCTGTGCTCTGCAGTCAACATTTTAGAAGTTGTGACTTTGACAGAACCGGGCAGATTTGCAGGATTAGAACAGGTGTCATTCCATCATTGTTTAACTTCCCGGATCGTCCTCGACAAATACCG cCAGAAGAAAGAAGGACCATAAGAACCACAAAAACCTCCATCAAAGCTAAGGAGAGTTTACCGTTACCCATCCCTCAGAAAGTCCCCAAAAAGAAACCTCGATTTAATATTGCACTT GACCACAACTATTCATTGCCCAATTCTCCCGCTGCCCTAAAGGCCAAGTTCAGTGCGGCTGCAGCCAGACTGTGGAGCCTGGAGAAGCAGAAGAGAAACGCGCTGGTGCGAGAACGAAGAGCGAGGACCACTCTAATGGCTGTACTGCACAAGTCACTGTGTGAGCCTTGTGTCTGA
- the LOC144017945 gene encoding THAP domain-containing protein 2-like isoform X3, with protein MRRHWEKAMRRKDYIANDESVLCSQHFRSCDFDRTGQICRIRTGVIPSLFNFPDRPRQIPPEERRTIRTTKTSIKAKESLPLPIPQKVPKKKPRFNIALDHNYSLPNSPAALKAKFSAAAARLWSLEKQKRNALVRERRARTTLMAVLHKSLCEPCV; from the exons ATGAGGAGACACTGGGAAAAAGCTATGAGGAGGAAGGATTATATTGCCAATGACGAATCTGTGCTCTGCAGTCAACATTTTAGAAGTTGTGACTTTGACAGAACCGGGCAGATTTGCAGGATTAGAACAGGTGTCATTCCATCATTGTTTAACTTCCCGGATCGTCCTCGACAAATACCG cCAGAAGAAAGAAGGACCATAAGAACCACAAAAACCTCCATCAAAGCTAAGGAGAGTTTACCGTTACCCATCCCTCAGAAAGTCCCCAAAAAGAAACCTCGATTTAATATTGCACTT GACCACAACTATTCATTGCCCAATTCTCCCGCTGCCCTAAAGGCCAAGTTCAGTGCGGCTGCAGCCAGACTGTGGAGCCTGGAGAAGCAGAAGAGAAACGCGCTGGTGCGAGAACGAAGAGCGAGGACCACTCTAATGGCTGTACTGCACAAGTCACTGTGTGAGCCTTGTGTCTGA
- the LOC144017945 gene encoding THAP domain-containing protein 2-like isoform X2 encodes MWSDRCLTDTRKTRTRRFPRDDEMRRHWEKAMRRKDYIANDESVLCSQHFRSCDFDRTGQICRIRTGVIPSLFNFPDRPRQIPPEERRTIRTTKTSIKAKESLPLPIPQKVPKKKPRFNIALDHNYSLPNSPAALKAKFSAAAARLWSLEKQKRNALVRERRARTTLMAVLHKSLCEPCV; translated from the exons ATGTGGTCTGATCGATGCCTGACGGACACTAGAAAAACGCGAACTAGGAG GTTTCCCAGAGACGATGAGATGAGGAGACACTGGGAAAAAGCTATGAGGAGGAAGGATTATATTGCCAATGACGAATCTGTGCTCTGCAGTCAACATTTTAGAAGTTGTGACTTTGACAGAACCGGGCAGATTTGCAGGATTAGAACAGGTGTCATTCCATCATTGTTTAACTTCCCGGATCGTCCTCGACAAATACCG cCAGAAGAAAGAAGGACCATAAGAACCACAAAAACCTCCATCAAAGCTAAGGAGAGTTTACCGTTACCCATCCCTCAGAAAGTCCCCAAAAAGAAACCTCGATTTAATATTGCACTT GACCACAACTATTCATTGCCCAATTCTCCCGCTGCCCTAAAGGCCAAGTTCAGTGCGGCTGCAGCCAGACTGTGGAGCCTGGAGAAGCAGAAGAGAAACGCGCTGGTGCGAGAACGAAGAGCGAGGACCACTCTAATGGCTGTACTGCACAAGTCACTGTGTGAGCCTTGTGTCTGA
- the mpc1 gene encoding mitochondrial pyruvate carrier 1 isoform X3 gives MAGTIARKAIDHLKSKEFRDYLMRYHFWGPVANWGLPIAAFSDMKKSPEIISGRMTFALCCYSVLFMRFAYKVQPRNWLLFACHMTNESAQLIQGGRLIKYK, from the exons ATGGCTGGGACGATTGCACGCAAAGCTATAGACCACCTGAAGAGCAAAGAATTCAGGGACTATTTGATGAGGTAT CATTTCTGGGGTCCAGTAGCAAACTGGGGTCTCCCTATCGCCGCCTTCAGTGACATGAAAAAGAGCCCCGAGATCATCAGTGGCAGAATGACGTTCG cTCTGTGTTGTTACTCGGTGCTCTTCATGCGTTTCGCCTACAAGGTGCAACCACGCAACTGGCTGCTGTTTGCCTGCCATATGACCAACGAGTCTGCACAGCTGATTCAGGGTGGTCGCCTCATCAAGTACAAGTAA
- the mpc1 gene encoding mitochondrial pyruvate carrier 1 isoform X2, protein MKKSPEIISGRMTFALCCYSVLFMRFAYKVQPRNWLLFACHMTNESAQLIQGGRLIKYNLEKKTK, encoded by the exons ATGAAAAAGAGCCCCGAGATCATCAGTGGCAGAATGACGTTCG cTCTGTGTTGTTACTCGGTGCTCTTCATGCGTTTCGCCTACAAGGTGCAACCACGCAACTGGCTGCTGTTTGCCTGCCATATGACCAACGAGTCTGCACAGCTGATTCAGGGTGGTCGCCTCATCAAGTACAA TTTGGAGAAGAAGACGAAGTGA
- the mpc1 gene encoding mitochondrial pyruvate carrier 1 isoform X1 encodes MKKSPEIISGRMTFALCCYSVLFMRFAYKVQPRNWLLFACHMTNESAQLIQGGRLIKYK; translated from the exons ATGAAAAAGAGCCCCGAGATCATCAGTGGCAGAATGACGTTCG cTCTGTGTTGTTACTCGGTGCTCTTCATGCGTTTCGCCTACAAGGTGCAACCACGCAACTGGCTGCTGTTTGCCTGCCATATGACCAACGAGTCTGCACAGCTGATTCAGGGTGGTCGCCTCATCAAGTACAAGTAA
- the kifbp gene encoding KIF-binding protein: protein MASLSSDEWIAICDKFTNAQNLTEVKSRNDPENDPYRSKYKARDLLREIHCSLKSFEAGDGEEDGGAQGGNQRPTEQPVDGQLEELFERGVGGDSPTGQRTARLAAVEYYLGVNHVDTEELSAGQEHLINCMKLLERCRVSTENVSLFIHVRNQLGILWAGREEVDTAQGYLETAEAIYLRYMKEDGSPPTDLVEYFTTNEKLLTHQEKNKKFELAYTHTMYYLAQVYQNLGQTERAATYCHSTLQRQLQLGQFSPIEWALNAATLSQYYITKGQYMEGRHCLSAATVVAGLAGDVPSEAAAQESEIESERRDQLRQKRAEIARCWIKYCRILLEDAKKALENDIGELDSDLQDELKRRRRLEVEEEEKGRKSALLFGSEDTFDSIASLEEKVSCLLPLDFAEARNVFLVGQNYVTQAKEYFQMDGYVTDHVEILQDHSALFRTLAFFEEDVERRCKMHKRRVDMLETICLELNSQYYLMIRRQLMFELAETYNEMTDLKLTLANRQADTQSLDSHTIKKFNSLCSASAKYFQMFLDSLRSPEGKFPEHLEEEVLRPALVARFRVARMQSRLICSLPHSQLDNLNNSLENYKYVVQYCEAHPEAASVVTSELELSKEMVGLLPLKINRLKARMAANN, encoded by the exons ATGGCGTCCCTCAGCAGCGACGAGTGGATAGCAATTTGCGACAAATTTACCAACGCCCAAAACTTGACTGAAGTCAAATCCCGAAACGACCCAGAAAATGACCCTTATCGCTCCAAGTACAAAGCCAGAGACCTCCTCCGGGAGATACACTGCTCGCTGAAGAGTTTCGAGGCCGGCGACGGGGAGGAAGACGGCGGGGCACAGGGCGGCAACCAAAGGCCGACCGAGCAGCCGGTTGACGGTCAGTTGGAGGAATTGTTCGAGCGGGGCGTCGGTGGTGATTCGCCCACCGGACAAAGGACCGCGAGGCTCGCGGCGGTGGAATATTACCTGGGCGTGAACCATGTGGATACGGAGGAGCTGTCGGCCGGACAAGAGCACCTAATAAACTGCATGAAACTGCTGGAGAGATGCAGAGTGTCTACCGAAAATGTGTCGTTATTCATCCATGTCCGG AACCAGCTGGGTATTCTCTGGGCAGGTCGGGAGGAGGTTGACACGGCACAGGGATACCTGGAAACGGCCGAGGCCATCTACCTGCGTTACATGAAGGAG gATGGAAGTCCTCCAACTGATTTGGTGGAGTATTTCACTACCAACGAGAAGCTGCTGacacatcaggaaaaaaacaaaaa gtttGAGTTGGCATATACACACACTATGTATTACCTTGCTCAAGTCTATCAAAACCTTG GTCAAACAGAGCGAGCGGCCACCTACTGCCACAGCACCCTGCAGAGACAGCTGCAGTTAGGACAGTTCAGTCCAATCGAGTGGGCTCTCAACGCCGCCACGCTTTCACAGTATTACATCACAAAG GGGCAATACATGGAGGGGAGACACTGCCTCTCAGCAGCCACCGTCGTAGCTGGTTTAGCGGGAGACGTTCCCTCTGAGGCTGCCGCGCAAGAGA GCGAGATAGAGAGCGAGCGTCGGGATCAGCTGAGACAGAAGCGAGCCGAGATAGCAAGATGCTGGATCAAGTACTGCCGCATCCTCCTCGAGGACGCCAAGAAAGCGCTGGAG AACGACATAGGCGAACTGGATAGCGATCTTCAGGATGagttgaagaggaggaggaggctcgaggtggaggaggaagaaaagGGCAGGAAGAGCGCCCTACTGTTTGGCTCTGAGGACACGTTTGACTCGATCGCAAGCTTGGAGGAGAAG GTGAGCTGCTTGCTCCCGCTGGACTTTGCAGAGGCCAGGAATGTATTTCTGGTGGGACAGAACTATGTCACACAG GCGAAGGAGTACTTTCAGATGGACGGCTACGTGACGGACCACGTTGAGATCCTGCAGGATCACAGCGCCCTCTTCAGGACTCTGGCCTTCTTTGAAGAGGACGTTGAGCGCCGCTGCAAGATGCACAAACGACGCGTTGACATGCTGGAGACCATCTGCCTTG AACTGAACTCGCAGTACTACCTGATGATCCGCAGACAGTTGATGTTTGAGCTGGCCGAGACCTACAACGAAATGACGGACCTGAAACTGACTCTGGCCAACAGGCAGGCTGACACGCAGTCGCTTGACAGCCACACCATCAAGAAATTCAACAGCCTCTGTTCGGCCTCCGCCAA GTACTTCCAAATGTTCCTGGATTCTCTGCGGTCCCCAGAGGGAAAGTTTCCCGAGCACCTGGAGGAGGAGGTCCTCCGGCCGGCCCTGGTGGCCCGCTTCCGAGTGGCCCGAATGCAAAGCCGCCTGATTTGCTCTCTCCCGCATTCACAGCTGGACAACCTCAACAACTCACTGGAAAACTACAA ATATGTCGTTCAGTACTGTGAAGCCCACCCTGAAGCTGCCTCTGTGGTGACATCGGAGCTGGAATTGAGTAAGGAGATGGTCGGCCTTCTTCCTCTCAAAATCAACCGCCTCAAAGCGAGGATGGCTGCTAATAACTGA
- the srgn gene encoding serglycin — protein sequence MAWTLFIAACCLVALHAEGAPKTAVYKFVKCRPEGDRANCVTQQSPQMEWSTDLPTKLPASSAQYLDGLPVEEEGSTSESTDVVQPEDGSGSEGSAGPFWMDYSFDTNTEPEMGSGESLDRSDGRRQSEALRRVFGISWQDQDRAAEREMQEDHFLQL from the exons ATGGCTTGGACCCTCTTCATCGCGGCCTGCTGCCTCGTGGCTCTACACGCAGAAG GAGCGCCCAAAACTGCCGTGTATAAGTTTGTCAAGTGCCGACCTGAGGGCGACCGTGCCAACTGCGTGACTCAACAAAGTCCACAGATGGAGTGGAGTACAGACCTGCCGACCAAACTGCCTGCTTCCAGTGCACAGTACCT TGATGGGCTGCCAGTGGAGGAAGAAGGTTCGACAAGCGAGTCCACTGATGTTGTGCAGCCCGAGGACGGTTCAGGTTCTGAGGGGTCTGCCGGTCCATTCTGGATGGACTATTCGTTTGATACGAATACCGAACCAGAGATGGGCTCTGGTGAGTCCTTGGATCGATCCG ATGGACGGCGACAGTCAGAGGCCTTGAGGCGGGTCTTCGGCATTTCTTGGCAGGACCAGGACAGAGCAGCTGAGAGGGAAATGCAGGAGGACCATTTCCTGCAGTTGTAG